The Flavobacterium praedii genome window below encodes:
- a CDS encoding DNA topoisomerase 3, which yields MKVCIAEKPSVAREIASVLGANTKHDGYYEGNGYQVTYTFGHLCTLKEPNDYKPHWKSWDLNNLPMLPDKFETKVVENSGIQKQFRIVKSLFDKAELVINCGDAGQEGELIQRWVMNEAHYKGEVKRLWISSLTTEAIKEGFDNLKPSANYDNLYYAGFSRAIGDWLLGMNATRLYTVKHGGYKQVLSIGRVQTPTLAMVVDRFLAIENFKPQPYWELQTLYRETLFSYEEGRFLNKEDGELLADKVKESDFEIVAVEKKNGNEYAPKLFDLTGLQVYCNTKFGFTADETLKIVQTLYEQKVVTYPRVDTTFLPNDIYPKVPGILQNLTNYATLTQPLLEKKIKKSPKVFNDKKVTDHHAIIPTGIQSNLQYNQQQVYDIITKRFIAVFYDDCLVANTTVTGKAADVLFKTTGKEILKKGFRIVFEDPNAKEKEADILPSFVVGEKGPHEPSFLEKETKPPNQFTEATLLRAMETAGKQVDDEDLRELMKENGIGRPSTRANIIETLFRRQYIIRNKKQVLPTPTGIQLIETIQNELIKSAELTGSWEKQLKDIEKGEFTAGAFINNMKQMVEALVYEVRSETKRANISHAGSIQKQVATIEKKKAAGILAEICPKCKKGSLIKGKSAYGCSEYKADCSFVLPYSFAEKKISENQYLRLLQKGSTVNLKDFKTDIGTVEGLLRFDENFKLILEPKKTALKPTPDELTCPKCKKGTVLKGKTAYGCGDYKLGCDFKVTFDVVREKLKDQKPTKELVYKILIDNI from the coding sequence ATGAAGGTCTGTATTGCCGAAAAACCAAGTGTAGCACGCGAAATCGCATCCGTTTTGGGAGCCAATACCAAACATGATGGGTATTACGAAGGCAATGGCTATCAGGTCACTTATACTTTTGGGCATCTTTGTACCTTAAAAGAACCGAACGATTACAAACCCCACTGGAAAAGCTGGGACTTGAACAACCTGCCCATGCTTCCCGACAAATTTGAAACCAAAGTTGTCGAAAATTCAGGAATACAAAAGCAATTCAGAATCGTAAAATCTTTATTTGACAAAGCCGAATTGGTTATTAACTGCGGGGATGCTGGACAAGAAGGAGAACTCATTCAGCGCTGGGTCATGAATGAAGCCCATTATAAAGGCGAAGTAAAACGCTTGTGGATTTCATCCTTAACCACCGAAGCCATCAAAGAAGGTTTTGACAACCTAAAACCATCTGCCAACTACGATAATTTATACTATGCAGGGTTTTCTAGAGCCATTGGCGACTGGTTATTGGGTATGAACGCCACGCGTTTGTATACCGTAAAACATGGTGGATACAAACAAGTGCTGTCTATCGGACGGGTGCAAACGCCAACCTTAGCCATGGTGGTAGACCGCTTTTTGGCCATTGAAAATTTCAAACCTCAACCCTACTGGGAATTACAAACTTTATATAGAGAAACACTTTTTAGTTATGAGGAAGGTCGTTTTCTAAATAAAGAAGATGGTGAGCTTCTCGCCGATAAAGTTAAAGAAAGTGACTTTGAAATTGTTGCTGTCGAAAAAAAGAATGGTAATGAGTATGCCCCAAAATTATTCGATTTAACAGGTTTACAAGTATATTGCAATACCAAATTTGGTTTTACAGCAGATGAAACACTAAAAATCGTTCAGACATTGTATGAACAAAAAGTAGTCACTTACCCGAGAGTCGATACCACGTTTTTACCAAACGATATCTATCCAAAAGTACCTGGTATTTTGCAAAATTTAACCAATTACGCTACGTTGACACAGCCACTTTTGGAAAAAAAAATAAAAAAATCGCCTAAAGTTTTCAACGATAAAAAAGTAACGGATCACCATGCAATTATCCCGACTGGCATACAAAGTAATTTGCAATACAATCAGCAGCAAGTGTATGATATTATTACAAAACGTTTTATTGCGGTCTTTTATGATGATTGTTTAGTAGCCAACACTACTGTAACTGGAAAAGCAGCCGATGTATTATTTAAAACCACCGGAAAAGAAATCTTAAAAAAAGGATTTCGAATTGTCTTTGAAGACCCAAACGCCAAAGAAAAAGAAGCCGATATTCTGCCAAGTTTTGTTGTGGGTGAAAAAGGGCCGCACGAACCCTCCTTTTTAGAAAAGGAAACCAAACCACCCAATCAGTTTACCGAGGCTACCCTATTGCGTGCCATGGAAACTGCTGGCAAGCAAGTCGATGATGAAGATTTGCGTGAACTGATGAAAGAAAACGGTATCGGACGACCATCTACACGGGCCAATATTATTGAAACTCTTTTTAGACGCCAATACATCATTCGAAACAAAAAACAAGTTTTGCCAACACCAACAGGGATTCAGTTGATTGAAACCATTCAAAATGAATTAATAAAGTCGGCAGAGCTTACCGGTTCTTGGGAAAAACAATTGAAAGATATTGAAAAAGGGGAGTTTACCGCTGGTGCATTCATAAACAATATGAAACAGATGGTAGAAGCCTTGGTATACGAAGTACGAAGTGAAACTAAGCGTGCCAATATTTCGCATGCAGGAAGTATTCAAAAACAAGTTGCCACCATAGAGAAAAAGAAAGCGGCCGGAATTCTGGCGGAAATCTGTCCGAAATGCAAAAAAGGAAGCTTGATAAAAGGGAAATCGGCTTATGGTTGCAGTGAATACAAAGCGGATTGTAGTTTTGTATTGCCGTATAGTTTTGCCGAGAAAAAAATATCAGAGAATCAATATTTGAGATTGCTTCAAAAAGGTTCTACCGTAAATTTAAAAGATTTCAAAACCGATATCGGTACTGTGGAAGGTTTGCTCCGTTTTGATGAAAATTTCAAATTGATATTAGAACCAAAGAAAACTGCCCTAAAACCAACACCTGATGAATTAACGTGTCCGAAATGCAAAAAAGGAACAGTTCTAAAAGGAAAAACGGCTTATGGCTGCGGCGATTATAAATTGGGATGTGATTTTAAAGTGACTTTTGATGTAGTTAGAGAAAAACTAAAAGACCAAAAACCAACTAAAGAACTGGTTTACAAAATTTTAATAGACAACATTTAA
- the pyrF gene encoding orotidine-5'-phosphate decarboxylase → MTTQQLIDQIKIKKSFLCVGLDVDLNKIPQYLLATEDPIFEFNKAIIDATHDLAVAYKPNIAFFEAYGIKGWMSLQKTINYINEKYPEIFTIADAKRGDIGNTSSMYAKAFFEDLNFDSVTVAPYMGKDSVEPFLAFENKHTIMLALTSNEGAFDFQTLQVNGKELYKQVLETSKTWKNSENLMYVVGATKAEYFTEVRKIVPDSFLLVPGVGAQGGSLQEVCKYGMNDTVGLLINSSRAIIYASNGTDYVEVARAEALKMQKEMEEILTGLKF, encoded by the coding sequence ATGACTACACAACAATTAATCGATCAAATTAAAATAAAAAAATCATTTCTATGCGTTGGTTTAGATGTAGATTTAAATAAAATTCCACAGTATTTATTAGCAACTGAAGATCCAATCTTTGAGTTTAACAAAGCTATTATTGATGCCACACATGATTTGGCGGTTGCTTATAAACCCAATATTGCATTTTTTGAAGCCTATGGGATAAAAGGATGGATGTCATTACAAAAGACCATTAACTATATCAATGAAAAATATCCAGAGATTTTCACCATTGCCGATGCTAAACGTGGAGATATTGGAAACACTTCGTCAATGTACGCGAAAGCTTTTTTTGAAGACTTAAACTTTGATAGCGTAACTGTCGCTCCTTATATGGGAAAAGATTCAGTGGAGCCATTTTTGGCATTCGAAAATAAACATACCATTATGTTGGCTTTAACTTCAAATGAAGGTGCTTTTGATTTTCAAACGTTACAAGTGAATGGTAAAGAATTGTACAAACAGGTACTAGAAACATCCAAAACTTGGAAAAATTCCGAAAATCTAATGTATGTGGTTGGTGCGACCAAAGCCGAATATTTTACCGAAGTTCGTAAAATTGTTCCGGATAGTTTCTTGCTTGTTCCGGGAGTTGGAGCGCAAGGAGGAAGTCTTCAGGAAGTGTGTAAATATGGTATGAATGATACTGTAGGTTTGTTGATTAATTCTTCAAGAGCGATTATTTATGCTTCCAATGGAACTGATTATGTCGAAGTAGCGAGAGCCGAAGCCTTGAAAATGCAAAAGGAGATGGAGGAGATTTTAACGGGTTTAAAGTTTTAA
- a CDS encoding dodecin family protein codes for MSVLKVIEVLSSSEKSWEDATSTAVEKASKTVKNIRSVYVQDQSASVKNGKVTEFRVNLKITFELD; via the coding sequence ATGTCAGTATTAAAAGTTATCGAAGTACTTTCTAGTTCAGAAAAAAGCTGGGAAGATGCAACTAGCACAGCAGTTGAAAAAGCATCAAAAACTGTAAAAAACATCCGCTCTGTTTATGTACAAGATCAAAGTGCTTCAGTTAAAAATGGAAAAGTAACTGAATTTCGTGTAAATCTAAAAATCACTTTTGAATTGGATTAA
- a CDS encoding dienelactone hydrolase family protein, translating into MRFYFLFYLFILGSIPTVQAQLQAITDKTDYPFWINLPNQEVLDNKAPIILFLHGKSLSGTNLNRVKRYGVIRAIESGKEIPAIVVAPQVSSGAWNPDKLLKLLEYVQNNYNTDLSRVYVCGMSLGGYGTFDFAGKYPEKITAAVAICGGGNTKDACNLATLPLWVIHGNRDYIVPISASKKMVKAIQTCKPDANLTFTIVKGGNHGSVERFFREDKIYNWMLSQRKFLP; encoded by the coding sequence ATGCGATTTTATTTTTTATTTTACCTATTTATCCTTGGTTCCATTCCTACAGTCCAAGCGCAATTACAAGCAATTACAGATAAGACCGATTATCCTTTTTGGATTAACTTGCCCAATCAGGAGGTTTTGGATAACAAAGCGCCTATCATTTTATTTTTGCACGGGAAAAGTTTGTCTGGCACAAATTTGAATCGTGTAAAACGGTACGGAGTCATTCGAGCCATCGAAAGCGGAAAAGAAATTCCTGCTATAGTCGTTGCTCCACAAGTGTCGTCGGGAGCTTGGAATCCAGACAAGCTTTTGAAACTTTTAGAATATGTGCAGAACAACTACAATACCGATTTGTCTCGCGTTTATGTATGCGGAATGAGTTTGGGTGGTTACGGTACTTTTGATTTTGCAGGGAAATATCCCGAAAAAATTACTGCTGCAGTCGCAATTTGTGGAGGCGGTAACACAAAAGATGCTTGCAATCTGGCCACACTTCCTTTGTGGGTGATTCACGGTAACAGAGATTACATAGTGCCAATTTCGGCATCCAAAAAAATGGTCAAAGCGATTCAGACCTGCAAGCCCGATGCTAACCTTACTTTTACCATTGTTAAAGGCGGTAATCACGGTAGTGTAGAACGTTTTTTTAGAGAAGACAAAATTTACAATTGGATGCTGAGTCAACGTAAATTTTTGCCTTAA
- a CDS encoding DUF6265 family protein has translation MFQKITLILLLLAIVSCKNSESNEKDKIKSANWLLGKWETKTADGTLSESWKQLNDSTFQGESFFIKNKDTLHFETIKLQQKREELFYYAKVKGQDNDKPVPFKMTIATEKQLVFENPKHDYPQKINYNQITKDSMIAEISGVQLGKPTSEKFGMKKIE, from the coding sequence ATGTTTCAAAAAATAACCCTTATATTGCTTTTATTAGCCATTGTTTCCTGTAAAAACTCGGAATCAAATGAAAAAGACAAAATAAAATCGGCCAACTGGTTGCTTGGAAAATGGGAAACCAAAACCGCTGATGGCACGCTTTCCGAAAGCTGGAAACAACTCAATGACAGTACTTTTCAAGGAGAATCTTTTTTCATCAAAAACAAAGATACTTTGCATTTTGAGACAATAAAATTGCAACAAAAAAGAGAAGAATTATTTTATTACGCCAAGGTAAAAGGACAAGACAATGATAAACCTGTTCCTTTTAAAATGACAATTGCAACCGAAAAACAACTGGTTTTTGAAAATCCTAAACACGATTATCCGCAAAAAATCAACTATAACCAAATAACAAAAGACAGCATGATTGCTGAAATTTCTGGAGTTCAACTCGGGAAACCAACTTCGGAAAAATTTGGAATGAAGAAAATAGAGTAA
- a CDS encoding ankyrin repeat domain-containing protein, giving the protein MKNIFLISFSIFIVVFANAQQKNTLLEQSFWKTSPDVATVQTEIAKGNNPSALNDRSFDAVVMAINNDAPNATIKFLLEQPGNGVNKSTHDNRIYLHWASGKGNLEIIEYLIAKGSDLTLEDSHGALPITSAANNGVNTTAVYEAFFKAGVDPKKKYANGTNLLLMAIPFDKDLTLPNYFVSKGMSFKDIDQDGSTAFDCAARTGNLTLLKLILEKGVQPTDNAILFAAQGSRRDANTLETYKYLIEDLKLKPTVTNNDGQNALHFLVTKAKQTEIINYFLAKGIEANKPDNDGNTPLMIAASVRDYNGTLEQLLPIIKNINAQNKKGESALTKAIQTGTPENASLLLDKGAVINVLDKNGNNLAFYLIDSYRPQMGMGRGPETSNGQKQDPFTSKIKLLQDKGLNLATPQKDGNTLYHFAIIKNDINLLKKIADLNIDVNAKNKDGLTALHKAAMISKDDSILKYLLTIGAKKEIKTEFDESVYTLAKENESLTKNKIDLEFLK; this is encoded by the coding sequence ATGAAAAATATTTTTTTAATTTCTTTTTCCATTTTCATCGTTGTATTTGCAAATGCGCAACAAAAAAATACGCTTTTGGAACAATCCTTTTGGAAAACGTCCCCGGATGTTGCAACAGTACAAACTGAAATCGCAAAGGGCAACAATCCTTCTGCATTAAATGACAGATCCTTTGATGCAGTAGTCATGGCAATTAACAACGATGCTCCTAACGCCACTATAAAATTCTTATTGGAACAACCTGGAAATGGAGTCAATAAATCGACACACGATAATCGTATTTACTTGCACTGGGCCTCTGGAAAAGGAAATCTAGAAATCATAGAATACCTTATCGCCAAAGGTTCAGATCTTACTTTAGAAGACAGTCACGGTGCCTTGCCAATAACTTCCGCAGCAAATAATGGCGTAAACACTACCGCTGTTTATGAAGCTTTTTTTAAAGCTGGGGTAGACCCAAAGAAAAAATACGCCAATGGAACCAATTTGTTACTAATGGCTATTCCTTTTGACAAAGACTTAACACTTCCCAACTATTTCGTTTCCAAAGGAATGTCTTTCAAAGATATAGACCAAGATGGCAGTACAGCATTTGATTGTGCTGCAAGAACTGGAAACTTAACTTTATTAAAATTAATTTTAGAAAAAGGGGTTCAACCAACCGATAATGCAATACTATTTGCTGCTCAAGGTTCACGAAGAGATGCTAATACATTAGAAACCTACAAATACCTGATTGAAGACTTAAAACTTAAGCCAACTGTTACTAACAATGACGGACAAAATGCACTTCATTTTTTAGTAACAAAAGCGAAACAAACAGAAATCATCAATTACTTTCTAGCAAAAGGAATAGAGGCAAACAAACCTGATAATGATGGCAACACACCGTTAATGATTGCCGCTTCGGTAAGAGATTACAATGGAACTTTAGAGCAATTACTACCGATTATAAAAAACATAAATGCACAAAACAAAAAAGGAGAATCGGCTTTGACTAAAGCCATACAAACTGGAACTCCTGAAAACGCATCGCTACTTTTGGATAAGGGTGCAGTTATAAATGTTTTGGACAAAAACGGTAATAATTTAGCCTTTTATCTGATTGATTCGTATCGACCACAAATGGGAATGGGCCGAGGTCCTGAAACTAGTAATGGTCAAAAGCAAGATCCTTTTACTTCCAAAATAAAACTACTTCAAGATAAAGGATTAAACTTGGCAACTCCACAAAAAGATGGCAATACATTATACCATTTTGCAATTATCAAAAATGATATAAATTTACTTAAAAAAATAGCTGATCTAAATATAGATGTAAATGCCAAAAACAAAGATGGTTTAACCGCATTGCACAAAGCTGCAATGATTTCTAAAGATGATAGCATTCTAAAATACCTACTAACTATTGGAGCAAAAAAAGAAATTAAGACCGAGTTTGACGAAAGTGTATATACTTTAGCAAAAGAAAATGAATCCCTTACAAAAAATAAAATCGATTTAGAATTTTTAAAATAA
- a CDS encoding FAD-dependent oxidoreductase has translation MKKVKNSATSWTICPECQGRGKKSRGLSSKARRQYQIAFEQFEKSNDEGTPPVRPKGHLHTCTNCSGSGLIPTDNPPLADKENYPHIAIIGGGIGGVALAVACLHRGIPFTLYERDTHFEARSQGYGLTLQQASKAIEELGIFSLEEGVISTRHVVHTTEGKVIGEWGIRKWIQSEVKPAPKRTNIHIARQSLRLALLEQLGGHTAVQWGHQLLGFEEREGDGVDLSFQVNGTIKSAKADLVVGADGIRSSVRKLLIGDDSTPLRYLGCIVILGICPLQALEEFSSSLLDSATVFQTANGHERIYIMPYTSDTVMWQLSFPMPEKEAKALSAKGPRALKEEACKRTQWHEPIPAILTATLEAQISGYPVYDRELLTTDLLATAGQVTLIGDAAHPMSPFKGQGANQALLDALSLAREISKGCNSSSHWRLSGIRKSVLTAFESEMVERSASKVKGSAEAAAFLHSEIVLYEGDEPRGRCITKNENE, from the coding sequence GTGAAAAAGGTAAAAAATTCAGCCACAAGCTGGACTATTTGTCCCGAATGTCAGGGACGCGGCAAAAAAAGTCGAGGACTTAGCAGCAAAGCACGCCGCCAATACCAGATAGCATTCGAGCAATTTGAAAAATCGAATGACGAAGGAACTCCACCCGTTCGTCCAAAAGGACACCTGCACACCTGCACAAACTGCTCCGGATCTGGATTGATTCCTACCGATAATCCCCCACTGGCAGACAAAGAAAACTACCCACACATTGCCATCATTGGTGGCGGCATCGGAGGAGTAGCTTTGGCTGTGGCTTGTTTGCACCGCGGAATCCCTTTTACCCTTTATGAACGCGATACCCATTTTGAGGCTCGATCTCAAGGCTACGGACTTACTTTGCAACAGGCCAGTAAAGCAATCGAGGAATTGGGAATTTTTTCGCTTGAAGAAGGAGTCATTTCGACAAGACACGTAGTTCATACAACAGAAGGAAAAGTAATTGGGGAATGGGGAATCCGAAAATGGATACAGTCGGAAGTAAAACCAGCTCCCAAACGCACAAACATACATATCGCTCGGCAGTCCTTGCGTTTAGCTTTGCTGGAGCAACTCGGCGGGCATACCGCAGTACAATGGGGACATCAACTACTCGGTTTTGAGGAACGGGAGGGTGATGGTGTTGATTTGAGTTTTCAAGTCAACGGTACAATAAAGAGCGCCAAAGCAGATCTTGTGGTGGGTGCCGACGGTATTCGGAGTTCGGTGCGAAAATTACTGATTGGTGATGACAGCACCCCATTACGTTACCTAGGATGTATTGTGATTTTGGGTATTTGCCCGTTGCAAGCGCTTGAAGAATTTTCTAGTTCTTTACTGGATTCGGCCACTGTATTTCAAACGGCCAATGGCCATGAGCGCATCTACATTATGCCTTACACATCAGACACGGTGATGTGGCAACTGAGTTTCCCAATGCCAGAAAAAGAGGCCAAAGCCTTAAGCGCCAAAGGACCTCGAGCACTCAAGGAAGAAGCATGTAAAAGAACGCAATGGCACGAGCCTATCCCGGCCATTTTGACCGCAACTTTAGAAGCCCAGATTTCGGGCTATCCGGTGTACGATCGCGAATTACTGACTACCGATTTATTGGCGACAGCAGGACAAGTGACTCTAATTGGTGATGCGGCTCACCCAATGAGCCCCTTCAAAGGTCAGGGAGCAAATCAAGCGTTGCTGGACGCGCTCTCACTGGCTCGTGAAATTTCAAAAGGATGCAACTCTTCATCGCATTGGCGATTGTCCGGAATACGAAAAAGTGTCTTAACCGCATTTGAATCCGAAATGGTCGAGCGTTCTGCTTCAAAAGTGAAAGGTTCAGCAGAAGCCGCCGCATTCCTGCATTCCGAAATCGTGCTATATGAAGGTGACGAACCCAGAGGACGCTGCATCACGAAAAATGAAAATGAATAA
- the prfA gene encoding peptide chain release factor 1: MLDRLQYAKQRFDEISDLIIQPDVIADQKRYVLLNQEYKSIKALVDKREEYILLLANIDEANEIIADGSDADMTEMAKMQLEEAKERLPKLEEEIKFMLIPKDAEDAKNVMVEIRAGTGGDEASIFAGDLFRMYTKYCEGRGWRTSVVDMNEGTSGGFKEVIFEVTGEDVYGTLKFEAGVHRVQRVPQTETQGRVHTSAATVMVLPEAEEFDVQIDMNDVRVDFFCSSGPGGQSVNTTKSAVRLTHIPTGLVAQCQDQKSQHKNKDKAFGVLRSRLYEQELAKKQAEDATKRTSQVSSGDRSAKIRTYNYAQGRVTDHRVGLTLYDLGNIMNGDIQKIVDELQLVNNMEKLKEASEVF; this comes from the coding sequence ATGTTAGATAGACTTCAATATGCAAAACAACGTTTCGATGAGATATCAGATTTGATTATTCAGCCTGATGTGATCGCAGATCAAAAACGTTATGTACTACTCAACCAAGAATACAAAAGTATTAAGGCATTAGTAGATAAAAGAGAAGAATACATTTTGTTATTGGCCAATATAGACGAAGCCAACGAAATTATTGCCGATGGTAGTGATGCGGATATGACCGAAATGGCCAAAATGCAATTGGAAGAAGCCAAAGAACGTTTGCCAAAATTGGAAGAAGAAATCAAATTTATGTTGATTCCTAAAGATGCGGAAGATGCTAAAAACGTGATGGTGGAGATTCGTGCAGGTACTGGTGGCGATGAGGCAAGTATCTTTGCGGGAGATTTATTTAGAATGTACACTAAATATTGTGAAGGCAGAGGATGGAGAACTTCGGTTGTGGATATGAACGAAGGAACATCTGGTGGTTTCAAAGAGGTGATCTTTGAGGTTACAGGAGAAGATGTATACGGTACGTTGAAGTTTGAAGCTGGTGTGCACCGTGTGCAACGTGTGCCTCAAACGGAAACACAAGGGCGTGTACATACCTCGGCAGCAACGGTTATGGTGCTTCCGGAAGCAGAGGAATTTGATGTACAGATTGATATGAATGATGTACGTGTGGATTTCTTTTGTTCCTCAGGACCTGGTGGACAGTCAGTAAATACTACGAAATCGGCAGTACGATTGACACACATTCCAACTGGTTTGGTGGCGCAATGTCAAGATCAAAAATCGCAACACAAAAACAAAGACAAGGCTTTTGGTGTATTGCGTTCCCGTTTATACGAACAAGAATTAGCCAAGAAACAAGCAGAAGATGCCACAAAACGTACTTCGCAAGTAAGTTCTGGTGACCGTTCGGCTAAAATTCGTACCTATAATTATGCGCAAGGTCGTGTAACAGATCACCGTGTAGGATTGACATTATATGATTTGGGTAACATCATGAATGGTGATATTCAGAAAATTGTTGACGAATTACAATTGGTGAACAACATGGAAAAATTAAAAGAAGCGAGCGAAGTTTTTTAA
- a CDS encoding DUF5723 family protein encodes MKKSLLFLIVLFSVLQINAQSYMGYIPDNYAGVQGVLFNPASIVDSRFKTDINIFSVSGSLNNDFYGLSLFDLSKSSYDANKDGVQTPLKKNGGILYSDVMGPSFMFNIAPKHAIAIFTRARAVVNATDINGDLYNQLKDGLDDANSFNINVGSPNTAGQTWGEVGASYAAVLWQNNQHFLKGGLTAKYLIGGFNSYVKGSNVTSAFVQTSNPLTSFLATTGTLTIGSSQDVIVGDADYKFDTNSTGFGADLGFIYEWRPDYASYDLNNAKAVDNNFKDLNKYKLRFGLSITDIGSITYKNSKEDLYTINGVVTQQEIDDADNLGDFLELHYGTPETVYKNIKANLPTVLHLDADWNMYKKFYLNLNGNISMVDKSAMGKTSSANTYILTPRYETKWFTFSLPVNYMEYSGMQVGTGLRFGPMFVGSSSVITNWLSKESKGADVYFGLKIPVYQHKFKDTDEDGVLDKYDDCPKVAGPIENKGCPWPDTDADTVVDKDDACPTVAGPVENKGCPWGDADKDTVMDNVDACPTVAGPVENKGCPWPDTDGDSVLDKDDKCPNEKGLVANFGCPENDADKDGVVDKEDECPTVPGPVSNKGCPEVTQEVLKELKVQARAVFFVTGKAILKTADKGETDGRLDAIKDIIKNYPNAKFSIEGHTDSVGNDKANQKLSEARAKVVMDALVAKGVNPANLTYVGYGETKPVADNKTAEGRAQNRRTEVIHVGTIYEGKL; translated from the coding sequence ATGAAAAAATCATTACTTTTTTTAATCGTTCTATTTTCAGTTTTGCAAATAAATGCCCAGTCGTATATGGGTTATATTCCGGATAATTATGCTGGAGTGCAAGGCGTACTTTTTAACCCAGCGTCTATTGTAGATTCTCGTTTTAAAACCGACATTAATATTTTTTCTGTTAGCGGTTCCTTAAACAATGATTTTTATGGGCTAAGCTTATTTGATTTGTCAAAAAGCAGTTATGATGCCAATAAAGACGGTGTTCAAACGCCTTTGAAAAAAAATGGAGGAATTTTGTATTCAGATGTGATGGGACCTTCTTTCATGTTTAATATTGCGCCAAAACATGCGATTGCTATTTTTACTAGAGCTAGAGCAGTAGTGAATGCAACGGATATCAATGGGGATCTATACAATCAATTAAAAGATGGTTTGGATGATGCCAATAGCTTTAATATTAATGTAGGAAGCCCAAATACGGCAGGTCAAACATGGGGTGAGGTTGGAGCTTCTTATGCAGCAGTTCTATGGCAAAATAATCAACATTTTCTAAAAGGTGGTTTGACTGCGAAATATTTGATCGGTGGCTTTAATTCGTATGTAAAAGGGAGTAACGTAACATCAGCATTTGTTCAGACAAGCAATCCTTTGACAAGTTTTTTGGCTACAACAGGGACTCTTACAATAGGAAGCAGTCAGGATGTTATAGTTGGAGATGCAGATTATAAATTTGATACAAACTCAACTGGTTTCGGAGCTGATTTGGGTTTTATTTACGAATGGAGACCGGATTATGCATCTTATGATTTGAATAATGCAAAAGCGGTAGATAATAATTTTAAAGACCTAAATAAATACAAATTGCGTTTTGGTTTGTCTATTACAGATATTGGTTCTATTACATATAAAAATTCGAAAGAAGATTTGTATACTATTAATGGTGTGGTTACTCAACAAGAAATTGATGACGCAGATAATCTTGGTGATTTTCTTGAACTTCATTATGGAACTCCTGAAACGGTTTATAAAAATATAAAAGCCAATTTGCCAACCGTATTGCACTTGGATGCAGATTGGAATATGTACAAAAAATTCTATTTGAACTTGAATGGGAATATTAGTATGGTAGACAAATCAGCTATGGGTAAAACCAGTTCAGCAAATACTTATATTTTGACACCAAGATACGAAACCAAATGGTTTACGTTTTCTCTTCCAGTAAATTATATGGAATACAGCGGAATGCAAGTTGGGACGGGATTGCGATTTGGACCAATGTTTGTGGGTTCAAGCTCTGTAATTACCAACTGGCTTTCGAAAGAATCAAAAGGAGCAGATGTGTATTTTGGTTTGAAAATTCCAGTATATCAGCATAAATTTAAAGATACCGATGAGGATGGAGTTTTAGATAAATACGACGATTGTCCAAAAGTAGCTGGACCTATTGAAAACAAAGGTTGTCCATGGCCAGATACCGATGCGGATACTGTAGTTGATAAAGATGATGCATGCCCGACGGTTGCTGGACCAGTTGAGAACAAAGGTTGTCCTTGGGGAGATGCCGACAAAGATACTGTGATGGATAATGTTGATGCATGTCCAACCGTTGCAGGGCCTGTTGAAAACAAAGGTTGCCCATGGCCAGATACGGATGGAGATTCTGTTTTGGATAAAGACGATAAATGTCCAAACGAAAAAGGATTGGTAGCTAATTTTGGTTGTCCAGAAAATGATGCAGACAAAGATGGTGTAGTGGACAAAGAGGATGAATGTCCTACAGTTCCTGGTCCTGTAAGTAATAAAGGTTGTCCCGAAGTAACTCAAGAAGTGTTGAAAGAACTTAAAGTTCAGGCAAGAGCCGTATTCTTTGTAACTGGAAAAGCGATTTTGAAAACGGCTGACAAAGGAGAAACAGATGGTAGATTGGATGCAATTAAAGATATTATCAAAAATTATCCAAATGCAAAATTCTCTATTGAAGGGCATACCGACAGTGTAGGAAATGACAAGGCAAATCAAAAACTTTCTGAAGCTAGAGCCAAAGTGGTAATGGACGCTTTAGTAGCCAAAGGAGTTAACCCCGCAAATTTAACCTATGTTGGTTATGGAGAGACTAAGCCGGTGGCAGATAATAAAACTGCCGAAGGAAGAGCCCAAAACAGAAGAACCGAAGTGATACACGTAGGAACTATATATGAAGGCAAATTGTAA